One genomic window of Cyprinus carpio isolate SPL01 chromosome A23, ASM1834038v1, whole genome shotgun sequence includes the following:
- the LOC109112310 gene encoding complement C1q tumor necrosis factor-related protein 7-like, translating into MWRIVVVVCLSQCIMGQMLEARSKGAPPRLICGIPGLPGAPGKTGPPGPRGEDGHVGIPGRDGRDGRKGGKGEKGEQGLRGRVGPTGKLGECGERGFIGKRGPEGDPGNLGPPGPPGRLGLKGDKGQRGPPGEAGICRCGSLVPKSAFSVGITSSYPTEHAPIKFNKVLFNEGGHYNPEMGKFICAYPGIYYFSYDITLANKHLAIGLVQNGQYRIKTFDANTGNHDVASGSTVMFLNPEDEVWLEIFYKDQNGLFADPGWADSLFSGFLLYADTNYMDTLAEDYN; encoded by the exons ATGTGGAGGATTGTGGTTGTGGTCTGTCTTTCTCAGTGCATTATGGGTCAGATGCTGGAGGCCAGATCCAAAGGAGCCCCTCCTCGGCTTATTTGCGGCATTCCAGGTTTGCCAGGAGCACCGGGAAAGACCGGACCCCCTGGGCCTCGTGGAGAGGATGGCCATGTCGGAATCCCAGGGAGAGATGGGAGGGATGGGCGGAAGGGGGGAAAGGGAGAAAAAGGAGAACAAG GCCTCAGAGGTAGAGTTGGGCCGACGGGAAAGCTTGGAGAATGTGGAGAGAGAGGTTTCATTGGGAAACGTGGACCTGAAGGTGATCCTGGAAATTTAGGGCCTCCTGGTCCTCCAGGACGTCTCGGACTAAAGGGTGACAAGGGCCAACGAGGCCCTCCGGGAGAAGCAGGAATCTGCAGATGTGGAAGTTTGGTTCCCAAATCCGCTTTCTCTGTAGGCATCACCAGTAGCTACCCCACTGAGCATGCACCTATCAAATTCAACAAAGTCCTGTTTAATGAGGGCGGCCACTACAACCCAGAGATGGGGAAATTCATCTGTGCTTACCCAGGAATATACTACTTTTCTTATGACATCACTCTGGCCAACAAGCACCTGGCCATTGGTTTGGTTCAGAACGGACAGTACCGGATAAAGACTTTTGATGCCAACACGGGGAACCATGACGTGGCGTCTGGCTCAACAGTGATGTTTCTCAACCCAGAGGATGAGGTGTGGCTGGAGATCTTCTACAAGGACCAGAACGGCCTGTTTGCTGACCCTGGCTGGGCTGACAGTCTGTTCTCTGGGTTTTTACTTTATGCAGA
- the LOC109073037 gene encoding NACHT, LRR and PYD domains-containing protein 3-like: protein MSESSETKDSVTSSQEDKTSGSCSPTEPLTSTQSECVEVHHQKRAASPVLSHVSVKSDASMDPPVKFQEEDQSVSGDWLSSSAHTHVSVQSNWSMEPPTNLNMTDSTVQREPPTEMHHQSTPKTQMALAAILRQLQCNVITFVKKELRKIDSVLNPDLTECTKSPPDEVDEFALEAKEATVKIALHILRCMKEQSLFDKLLQFHQIDACQQKLKSSLKNRSQCIFEGIAKQANPALLNKIYTELYITEGGIGEVNKEHEVRQIETASWTPETQETPIKCNDIFKALPRQNKPPIRTVLTKGVAGIGKTVSVQKFVLDWTEGKANQDVRFVFPLLFRELNLIGKEQYTLEQLVYLFFREIEGFNLSNLEKFKVIFIFDGLDECRLPLDFRNNKRCSDITEPASVDVLLTNLIKGNLLPSALIWITSRPAAASQIPPECVDQVTEVRGFNDPQKDEYFRKRISDQSLANRIISHMKLSRSLYIMCHIPVFCWISATVLERMLSDGESCQIPKSLTEMYTHFLIFQTLQMKDKYKELHHLDPHLSRNNILSLGKLAFQQLRKGFVIFYEEDLIECGIDVTDASVCSGLCTQIFWEEFGLYQRKVFCFVHLSFQEYLAALFVHLHWFTTQKPSSDELKIPFQDTDFGELCMDSSLFDLHKSAVNQALKSKNGHFDLFLRFLLGLSQERSETLFRHLSIQIGHITHSNENTVMHIKEKLGTGLSPERSINLFHCLNELNDHSLIKEIQTYLHSGQLSVEVLSNAQWSALVFVLLTSDEGLEVFDLKKFFKSDECLFKLHPVIKASRIAILSSCKLTKKSCSALASVLESNPNVLRQLDLSFNDLGDKGVKSLCSGLRSPHCKLQTLKLEFCGLRRDSCSAIVAALTSNPSHLKELVLSYNNIGNEAATWLLGLVPDCELETLRLSSCGITKEACAFLTSALSSKPCKLKKLDLSDNRLWDLGVGMFSGLLANPNCNLEELRLERCNFTSKSCGLGLENSRLRALDLSDNDVQDSGMKQLMNSLMDPSCKLEKLRLSCCRLTDKGFSSLASALRSNPSSLKELDLSKNFPGSTGIMQLFTVLRQNTTLEKLCLDSCEITSDMCGLAAKGLSQSLNLKELNLSNNNLKDQGVRLLCLGLQEGSCAMKSLKLSNCGLTDSSCQYLASVLGCQSISVEMDLSRNAISQQKEQFLSSISNINLLF, encoded by the exons ATGAGTGAGTCAAGTGAAACCAAAGATAGTGTCACATCCAGCCAGGAGGACAAAACCAGCGGCAGTTGCTCCCCTACTGAACCCCTCACATCCACTCAATCCGAATG TGTTGAGGTTCATCACCAGAAGAGAGCTGCCTCTCCAGTGcttagccatgtttctgtgaagaGTGATGCATCAATGGATCCTCCAGTGAAATTCCAGGAGGAAGATCAGAg TGTCTCGGGAGATTGGCTCAGCTCTTCAGCGCACACCCATGTATCTGTTCAGAGTAACTGGTCAATGGAGCCACCAACTAATCTCAATATGACTGATTCTACTGTCCAACG AGAGCCGCCAACAGAAATGCACCACCAATCAACCCCAAAGACACAAATGGCCCTTGCTGCTATTTTGCGG CAACTTCAATGCAATGTGATCACTTTTGTAAAGAAGGAACTCAGAAAAATCGACAGTGTTTTGAACCCTGATCTCACAGAGTGTACAAAGAGTCCACCAGATGAAGTCGACGAGTTTGCTCTTGAAGCCAAAGAAGCAACAGTCAAAATCGCCTTACATATTTTGAGGTGTATGAAGGAACAAAGCCTCTTTGACAAACTTCTTCAAT TTCATCAAATTGATGCTTGTCAGCAAAAGCTTAAATCCAGTTTGAAGAACAGGAGCCAATGTATATTTGAAGGTATTGCTAAGCAGGCAAATCCAGCCCTACTCAACAAaatctacacagagctctacatcacagaaGGAGGGATTGGAGAAGTCAATAAggagcatgaggtgagacagattgagacagCATCTTGGACACCAGAGACACAGGAAACTCCAATCaaatgcaatgacatctttaaagccttACCTAGACAAAACAAGCCGCCCATCAGAACCGTACTGACTAAAGGAGttgctggcattggaaaaacagtctctgtgcagaagtttgttCTGGACTGGACTGAAGGAAAAGCCAACCAAGATGTTCGTTTTGTGTTTCCATTGCTTTTTCGGGAGCTGAATTTGATTGGCAAAGAGCAGTACACACTGGAGCaacttgtttatttgttctttagAGAAATTGAGGGATTCAATCTTTCAAACTTGGAGAAGTTCAAAGTCATATTTATCTTTGATGGTTTGGATGAGTGCCGACTGCCTCTTGATTTTAGGAACAACAAAAGGTGCTCTGATATAACAGAACCTGCCTCTGTGGATGTGCTGCTGACCAATCTTATCAAGGGGAATCTGCTTCcatctgctctcatctggataaCCTCTCGACCAGCAGCAGCCAGTCAGATCCCTCCGGAGTGTGTTGACCAGGTCACAGAGGTACGAGGGTTCAATGACCCTCAGAAGGATGagtatttcaggaagagaatcagtgatcagagtctggccAATAGAATCATTTCACACATGAAATTATCAAGGAGCctctacatcatgtgccacatcccagtcttctgctggatttcagccactgttctAGAGAGGATGTTGAGTGACGGAGAGAGTTGTCAGATCCCCAAGTCTCTAACTGAAATGTACACACATTTCCTGATCTTCCAGACATTGCAGATGAAAGACAAGTACAAGGAACTACATCACTTGGATCCACACTTGAGTAGAAACAACATCCTGTCGCTTGGAAAACTGGCCTTTCAGCAACTGAGGAAAGGTTTTGTGATCTTCTACGAAGAAGACCTGATAGAGTGTGGCATTGATGTCACAGATGCATCAGTATGTTCAGGACTTTGCACCCAGATCTTCTGGGAGGAGTTTGGGCTGTACCAAAGGAAGGTCTTTTGTTTTGTGCATCTGAGTTTCCAAGAGtatcttgctgctttgtttgttcaCCTTCACTGGTTTACAACTCAAAAGCCCAGTAGCGATGAATTAAAGATACCATTCCAAGACACAGACTTTGGGGAGCTCTGCATGGATTCATCTCTGTTTGATCTACACAAGAGTGCTGTAAATCAGGCTTTAAAGTCAAAGAATGGGCACTTTGACCTTTTCCTCCGCTTCCTCCTCGGCCTTTCTCAGGAGCGCAGTGAGACTTTGTTTCGCCACCTTTCAATACAAATAGGACACATCACACACAGCAATGAGAACACGGTCATGCACATAAAGGAAAAGCTTGGGACAGGTCTTAGCCCCGAGAGGTCCATCAATCTTTTCCACTGCCTCAATGAACTGAATGACCACTCTCTTATTAAGGAAATCCAAACATACCTTCACTCTGGACAACTTTCAGTGGAGGTACTTTCAAATGCGCAGTGGTCAGCTCTGGTCTTTGTGCTGCTCACCAGTGATGAAGGACTGGAGGTTTTTGACTTGAAAAAATTCTTCAAATCAGATGAGTGTCTTTTCAAGCTTCATCCCGTTATCAAAGCCAGTCGGATTGCCAT ATTGTCCTCATGTAAACTGACGAAGAAAAGCTGTTCAGCTTTGGCTTCTGTTCTTGAGTCCAATCCCAATGTCCTGAGACAACTCGACCTGAGTTTCAATGACCTTGGAGACAAAGGGGTGAAAAGCCTCTGCTCCGGACTGAGGAGTCCACATTGCAAACTACAGACACTAAA ACTGGAGTTTTGTGGACTCAGAAGAGACAGCTGTTCAGCCATTGTTGCTGCTCTTACGTCAAACCCATCACATCTCAAGGAGCTGGTCCTGAGCTACAATAACATTGGAAATGAAGCAGCAACCTGGCTTTTGGGTTTAGTGCCAGACTGTGAGCTGGAGACTCTTag GCTTTCAAGCTGTGGGATCACAAAGGAGGCCTGTGCTTTCCTCACATCTGCCCTGAGTTCAAAACCCTGCAAACTTAAGAAACTGGACCTAAGTGATAATAGACTTTGGGACTTAGGAGTTGGGATGTTTTCTGGTTTACTTGCAAACCCAAACTGTAACCTTGAAGAGTTGAG attgGAGAGATGTAATTTTACATCTAAAAGTTGTGGACTGGGTCTGGAGAACTCTCGACTCAGAGCTCTAGATCTTTCTGACAATGACGTGCAGGATTCTGGGATGAAGCAGCTCATGAACTCACTAATGGATCCATCCTGTAAACTTGAGAAATTAAG GCTGTCGTGTTGCAGACTGACAGATAAGGGTTTCTCATccctggcttcagctctgagatcaaacccttccaGCCTAAAAGAGCTCGATTTGAGCAAAAATTTCCCAGGAAGCACTGGAATAATGCAGCTTTTTACAGTCCTTAGACAAAACACTACTCTTGAAAagttgtg TCTGGACTCTTGTGAAATCACTTCAGATATGTGTGGTTTAGCAGCTAAAGGTCTGAGCCAAAGCTTAAACTTGAAAGAGTTGAACCTAAGCAACAACAATCTAAAAGATCAAGGTGTTCGGCTGCTCTGTCTTGGACTACAGGAAGGCAGTTGTGCAATGAAGTCTTTAAA attaTCCAACTGTGGTCTCactgacagcagctgtcaataCTTGGCTTCAGTTCTTGGTTGTCAGTCCATATCTGTTGAGATGGACCTGAGCAGAAATGCCATCAGCCAGCAGAAGGAGCAGTTTCTGAGTTCTATATCAAACATCAATCTTTTATTCTAG